From the Solanum lycopersicum chromosome 10, SLM_r2.1 genome, one window contains:
- the LOC101243835 gene encoding 24-methylenesterol C-methyltransferase 2, translating to MDALALFATVSLIAASLYWFICIHGSAEQKGKRAVELSGGSIAKEKVEDNYKQYWSFFRRPKEIETTENVPAFVDTFYNLVTDIYEWGWGQSFHFSPSIPGKSDRECTRIHEQRAVDLLGVKPGARILDAGCGVGGPMRAIAAHSGANIVGITINEYQVNRARLHNKKAGLDSLCEVVCGNFLEMPFDDNSFDGVYSIEATCHAPKLEDVYREIYRVLKPGSMYVSYEWVTTELFNSDDPEHVAIIHGIERGDALPGLRKHSDIYEVAKKVGFEVVDEKDLAKPPSNPWWTRLQMGKIAYWRNHIVVTVLSWLGIAPKGTVDVHKMLVETADYLAKGGDKGIFSPMHMILCRKPEKH from the coding sequence atggaTGCTCTAGCTCTCTTCGCTACGGTTTCTCTTATCGCCGCTAGCCTCTATTGGTTCATATGCATCCATGGCTCCGCCGAGCAAAAGGGTAAACGTGCTGTCGAACTCTCCGGTGGCTCTATCGCCAAAGAGAAAGTTGAAGACAATTACAAACAGTACTGGTCTTTCTTCCGTCGTCCTAAAGAAATCGAAACTACCGAAAATGTCCCTGCTTTTGTAGACACTTTTTACAATCTCGTTACCGATATTTACGAATGGGGTTGGGGtcaatcttttcatttttccccTTCTATCCCTGGAAAATCTGATCGTGAATGCACACGCATTCACGAACAGAGGGCTGTAGATCTGTTAGGTGTAAAGCCCGGAGCCCGAATTCTAGATGCAGGCTGCGGGGTTGGCGGGCCTATGCGGGCCATCGCGGCCCATTCAGGTGCTAATATTGTTGGCATCACTATTAATGAGTATCAAGTAAATAGGGCCCGACTCCACAATAAGAAAGCGGGCCTCGACTCATTATGTGAAGTTGTGTGTGGGAATTTTCTAGAAATGCCTTTTGATGACAACAGTTTTGATGGTGTTTATTCCATTGAAGCAACATGTCATGCACCAAAACTCGAAGATGTGTACAGAGAGATATACAGGGTGTTAAAGCCTGGATCTATGTACGTTTCATATGAATGGGTTACAACTGAATTATTCAATTCGGATGATCCTGAACATGTTGCGATTATACATGGTATTGAAAGGGGCGATGCTCTTCCAGGATTGAGAAAACATAGTGATATATATGAGGTCGCTAAGAAAGTGGGATTTGAAGTTGTTGATGAGAAGGATTTAGCTAAGCCACCATCGAACCCATGGTGGACGAGGCTACAGATGGGGAAAATTGCGTATTGGAGAAATCACATTGTGGTTACAGTGCTTTCATGGCTTGGAATTGCACCTAAGGGTACAGTAGATGTGCACAAGATGTTGGTTGAAACAGCTGATTATTTGGCTAAAGGTGGGGATAAAGGGATTTTTAGTCCTATGCATATGATTCTATGCAGAAAGCCTGAAAAACACTAG
- the LOC101244132 gene encoding V-type proton ATPase subunit B2, with amino-acid sequence MGKAKKNIENMEEGTLEVGMEYRTVSGVAGPLVILEKVKGPKYQEIVNIRLGDGTTRRGQVLEVDGEKAVVQVFEGTSGIDNKYTTVQFTGEVLKTPVSLDMLGRIFNGSGKPIDNGPPILPEAYRDISGSSINPSERTYPEEMIQTGISTIDVMNSIARGQKIPLFSAAGLPHNEIAAQICRQAGLVKRLEKSENLLEDSEADNFAIVFAAMGVNMETAQFFKRDFEENGSMERVTLFLNLANDPTIERIITPRIALTTAEYLAYECGKHVLVILTDMSSYADALREVSAAREEVPGRRGYPGYMYTDLATIYERAGRIEGRTGSITQIPILTMPNDDITHPTPDLTGYITEGQIYIDRQLHNRQIYPPINVLPSLSRLMKSAIGEGMTRRDHADVSNQLYANYAIGKDVQAMKAVVGEEALSSEDLLYLEFLDKFERKFVSQGAYDTRNIFQSLDLAWTLLRIFPRELLHRIPAKTLDQYYSRDAPN; translated from the exons ATGGGTaaggcaaaaaaaaatattgaaaacatgGAGGAAGGAACCCTGGAGGTTGGAATGG AATACAGGACTGTCTCTGGTGTTGCTGGACCACTGGTTATCCTTGAAAAAGTTAAG GGACCTAAGTACCAGGAGATTGTTAATATTCGTTTGGGAGATGGAACAACCCGACGTGGACAAGTTCTGGAAGTTGATGGGGAAAAAGCTGTCGTTCAG GTTTTTGAAGGAACATCTGGAATTGACAACAAATACACAACTGTGCAGTTTACTGGGGAG GTTTTGAAGACACCTGTCTCACTCGATATGCTTGGACGCATATTTAATGGTTCTGGAAAGCCAATTGACAATGGTCCTCCTATTTTACCTGAGGCTTACAGGGATATTTCTG GAAGTTCTATCAACCCCAGTGAGAGAACATATCCTGAAGAGATGATACAGACAGGAATTTCAACAATTGACGTCATGAATTCAATTGCTAGAGGGCAGAAAATTCCTCTATTCTCTGCTGCTGGTCTTCCTCATAATGAAATTGCGGCTCAGATCTGCCGACAAGCTGGTTTAGTGAAGAGGTTGGAGAAATCTGAAAATCTTCTTGAG GACAGTGAAGCGGACAATTTTGCCATAGTCTTTGCAGCTATGGGAGTCAACATGGAAACCGCACAATTTTTCAAACgcgattttgaggaaaatggaTCCATGGAGAGAGTGACGCTTTTCTTAAATCTG GCAAATGATCCTACAATAGAACGCATCATTACTCCCAGGATTGCTCTGACCACTGCAGAATATCTAGCATACGAATGTGGGAAGCATGTTCTTGTCATTTTAACTGATATGAGTTCATATGCTGATGCTCTGCGTGAG GTATCTGCTGCCCGAGAAGAAGTGCCTGGAAGGCGTGGATATCCTGGTTATATGTATACTGATCTGGCAACGATCTATGAACGAGCTGGGCGTATTGAGGGACGGACGGGTTCCATCACGCAAATTCCAATTCTAACCATGCCAAATGATG ATATTACGCATCCAACTCCAGATCTTACAGGCTATATCACAGAAGGACAAATATATATAGACCGACAGCTTCATAACCGACAG ATATATCCTCCAATCAATGTACTTCCATCCTTATCTCGGCTGATGAAG AGTGCCATTGGTGAGGGTATGACTAGAAGGGATCATGCTGATGTATCCAACCAG TTATATGCAAATTATGCCATTGGAAAAGATGTCCAGGCAATGAAAGCTGTGGTTGGAGAAGAAGCACTTTCTTCTGAGGACTTG CTTTACTTAGAGTTCCTTGACAAATTTGAGAGGAAGTTTGTCTCTCAAGGAGCTTATGACACCCGCAATATATTCCAGTCACTTGATTTAGCTTGGACACTTCTTCGCATCTTTCCCCGTGAGCTTTTGCATCGTATCCCAGCAAAGACCCTGGATCAGTATTACAGCCGCGATGCACCTAATTGA
- the LOC138338941 gene encoding uncharacterized protein, protein MIPLDRLKEFIEGTIKDKYEVSTKSSHMYAKPYTARIDNFKMPAGYQPPKFQQFEEKGNPKQHVAHFVETCNNAGTYGDYLVKQFVRFLKGNAFDWYTDLEPNSIDSWEQLEHEFLNRFCSTRRTVNMVELTNTRQRKDEPVIDFINRWKNASLNCKDRLSEASAIEMCIQGMHWELLYILQGIKPKSFEDLATRAHDMELSMTFAGKDMTIVHDRHKGRDKQEPKRWSKFLPKNDNKESMSVNVSLAKFTMNEGVKQNVRTTFQARSNQKSTLREMQGKKYPFLDSDVSEIFDELLELKLIDLPEMKRPDEAGKTDDPNYCKYHRLVSHPLEKCFVFKDRVMRLANENKIILDDEKASSNHTSITFGSLDPVQIYISEKHEEEPVDQNADIDDDEGWILVTRRRRNKSSLRKELSEQPVREKMVKKSKKQKSIKRPKKAKVEVHHYQRPRRLVTLEEFLPSSFDRKSTQGNVEASCFNVDKEQSMKVPPAVKEGTTSESSPKVSPGEEEKETREISEMMSLSSSEKPIELSSQEAHVCDTKITFTENDLLFGEALHNRPLYMVGHVLEKKINRILIDEGSGVNILPIHTLKELGITTGKLSESRLLIQGFNQGGQRSIGSIKLEIHMGDLRSSAWMHVIDAKTSYNILLGRPWVHENRIVSSSYYQCLKYLEGGIERKIVADDNPFTEVETHFADAKFYMRSYVVKGVKSNDVKSIKIDNIVNKRIDAAIEKVKIETKDSCPILNEGNILSSKKKQTSRLCYVPKEKRKQHQPSNLEENALRGLTFPIKRIDAINLSAKLPEKSVAQDQVLDMALPKKRTREGFDPNAYKLFVKAGYNPSELSALGKLPSEDTTRKAREGLGYSQPPPIRISIRRASNNHITFEDDITAPNKRPSVFDRLGEATTRISVFERLGPLKKNNNNMRSYLKVTRPTSHLVRKDFKSLIPSRMRRRVELVVSCKEELKAKVHTVVYTKEREEDEESVGSSNHVTIQNEYDSLPQKKIEEEVEGIFSCYHISVNDNDPVEEEDVKDAPPELEEGVKITIDPLKKVNLGTDEDPKPTYLSAFLEIDEEAAYMNILKKYRDVFAWSYKEMPGLNPRVAVHQLAVKNGSRPVKQAQRRFRPDLIPLIENEVNKLIEAGFIREVKYPTWISSIVPVRKKNGQI, encoded by the coding sequence ATGATCCCACTCGATCGCTTGAAGGAGTTTATTGAAGGCACTATCAAAGATAAGTATGAAGTCTCCACCAAGTCTTCTCATATGTATGCTAAGCCATATACTGCTAGGATTGATAACTTCAAAATGCCTGCTGGTTATCAACCTcccaaatttcaacaatttgaggAAAAAGGAAATCCAAAACAACATGTCGCGCACTTTGTGGAGACATGTAACAATGCTGGAACATATGGAGACTATCTTGTCAAACAGTTTGTTCGCTTTCTAAAAGGAAATGCCTTTGATTGGTACACGGATCTCGAACCTAACTCTATTGATAGTTGGGAGCAACTAGAACATGAGTTTCTTAATCGCTTCTGTAGCACAAGGCGCACGGTGAACATGGTAGAACTCACGAATACTCGCCAAAGGAAGGATGAACCAGTCATAGATTTCATAAATCGGTGGAAGAACGCGAGCCTAAATTGCAAGGACAGGCTTAGTGAAGCTTCTGCAATCGAAATGTGTATTCAAGGAATGCACTGGGAGCTTCTTTACATCTTGCAAGGAATAAAACCAAAATCTTTCGAGGATTTAGCTACTCGCGCTCATGATATGGAGTTGAGCATGACATTTGCCGGAAAAGATATGACTATTGTCCATGACCGTCACAAAGGAAGGGACAAACAGGAACCTAAGAGATGGAGCAAGTTTCTGCCCAAAAATGACAACAAAGAATCCATGAGTGTAAATGTGTCACTCGCAAAGTTCACCATGAATGAGGGTGTAAAACAAAATGTGAGAACGACTTTCCAAGCACGTTCAAATCAAAAGTCGACGCTAAGGGAGATGCAAGGAAAAAAGTATCCCTTCTTGGATTCTGACGTTTCtgaaatttttgatgaattgcttGAGTTAAAGCTCATTGACTTGCCAGAGATGAAGCGACCCGATGAAGCTGGAAAAACTGATGACCCAAATTATTGCAAGTATCATAGACTTGTGAGTCATcctcttgaaaaatgttttgtCTTTAAGGATAGAGTGATGCGATTGGCTaacgaaaataaaattatccttgatgatgagaaggcTAGTTCTAACCATACCTCTATCACGTTTGGGTCACTGGATCCGGTCCAAATATATATCTCTGAAAAGCATGAAGAAGAGCCTGTAGACCAGAACGCTGACATAGATGATGATGAGGGTTGGATTCTTGTAACTAGGCGAAGACGCAACAAGTCAAGCCTACGAAAAGAATTATCCGAACAACCGGTTAGAGAAAAAATGGTGAAGAAatcaaagaagcaaaaatcaatcAAACGCCCTAAAAAGGCAAAGGTTGAAGTGCATCACTACCAAAGACCTCGACGTCTTGTGACTCTAGAGGAATTCTTGCCAAGCTCATTCGATAGAAAGTCTACTCAAGGAAATGTTGAGGCATCATGTTTCAATGTGGATAAAGAACAATCAATGAAGGTGCCTCCTGCTGTAAAAGAAGGAACAACGAGTGAATCCTCACCAAAAGTGTCTCCtggggaagaagaaaaagaaacaagggAAATCTCAGAAATGATGTCTCTTTCATCTTCTGAAAAACCTATTGAACTTTCTTCCCAAGAAGCACATGTTTGTGATACTAAAATCACATTTACAGAAAACGATCTTCTATTTGGTGAAGCACTACACAATCGTCCTTTGTATATGGTGGGTCATGTGCTAGAGAAGAAGATAAATAGAATCTTaatagatgaaggatctggaGTCAACATTTTGCCTATCCACACATTGAAGGAACTTGGCATCACGACTGGGAAACTTAGTGAAAGTCGTCTGTTGATACAAGGATTTAATCAAGGTGGACAGAGGTCCATAGGCTCTATTAAATTAGAGATCCACATGGGAGATTTGCGATCAAGCGCATGGATGCATGTGATTGACGCAAAGACATCATACAACATATTACTTGGCAGGCCTTGGGTACATGAGAACAGAATTGTCTCATCTTCTTACTATCAatgtttgaaatatcttgaaggTGGAATTGAAAGAAAGATAGTTGCAGATGATAATCCTTTCACCGAAGTGGAGACACACTTTGCGGATGCGAAATTCTATATGAGAAGTTATGTTGTTAAAGGGGTCAAATCCAATGACGTCAAATCAATCAAGATTGATAATATCGTAAACAAAAGAATTGATGCAGCTATCGAAAAGgttaaaattgaaactaaagaCTCTTGTCCCATTCTTAATGAAGGGAATATCTTGTCTTCAAAGAAGAAGCAGACTTCTAGGCTTTGCTATGTTCCAAAGGAGAAGAGAAAACAacatcaaccatctaaccttGAAGAAAATGCATTAAGAGGGCTAACTTTTCCTATCAAACGGATTGATGCAATAAACTTGTCTGCAAAGTTGCCAGAAAAGTCAGTCGCTCAAGATCAAGTGCTAGATATGGCTCTCCCTAAAAAACGCACAAGAGAAGGTTTTGACCCCAATGCCTACAAGTTATTTGTAAAGGCAGGATACAACCCTAGTGAGCTATCAGCGCTAGGGAAACTACCATCAGAAGATACAACTAGGAAAGCGCGTGAAGGCCTAGGTTATAGCCAACCGCCGCCAATTCGCATTTCCATAAGAAGGGCCAGTAATAATCATATAACTTTTGAAGATGACATCACTGCTCCCAATAAAAGGCCTTCCGTCTTTGATCGACTTGGTGAAGCGACAACAAGAATTTCTGTGTTTGAGAGGTTAGGTCCtctgaaaaaaaataacaataacatgaGAAGTTATTTAAAAGTTACAAGGCCTACTTCACATTTGGTTCGAAAGGATTTCAAAAGTTTGATTCCTTCTAGGATGAGGCGACGAGTGGAACTTGTGGTTTCCTGTAAAGAGGAACTCAAGGCAAAGGTTCATACTGTGGTTTACACCAAAGAGCgcgaggaagatgaagaaagtgTAGGTTCCTCAAATCATGTTACAATTCAAAATGAGTACGATTCTTTGCCTCAAAAGAAGATTGAAGAAGAGGTAGAAGGTATTTTCTCGTGTTATCATATATCGGTCAATGACAATGATCCTGTGGAAGAGGAAGATGTTAAAGATGCTCCTCCAGAACTTGAAGAAGGAGTAAAGATCACAATAGATCCTTTGAAGAAAGTTAACCTTGGCACTGATGAAGATCCGAAGCCAACTTACTTGAGTGCGTTTctagaaattgatgaagaagcCGCTTACATGAATATACTCAAAAAATATAGAGATGTCTTCGCTTGGAGTTATAAAGAAATGCCTGGATTGAATCCTAGAGTAGCGGTCCATCAATTGGCAGTCAAAAATGGTTCTCGTCCTGTTAAACAAGCTCAAAGACGTTTTAGACCAGACTTGATTCCGTTGATTGAAAATGAAGTTAACAAACTCATTGAGGCGGGCTTTATTCGTGAGGTCAAATATCCTACATGGATTTCAAGTATTGTTCCTGTGAGGAAGAAGAATGGTCAAATTTGA